A window from Photobacterium leiognathi encodes these proteins:
- a CDS encoding DUF3319 domain-containing protein: MKKRIFHRGYTIENTTGITNDWTTSIKGNSVSGTLTEVKKSVDWWLDMSTFIHPQKFSSPASKPATSSTSENYRGFIIRNDTGKPNEWYLLLRGQLLKGNATSIKQYLDKVIEKRAKAQ; the protein is encoded by the coding sequence ATGAAAAAACGGATTTTTCACCGTGGATATACGATTGAAAATACAACGGGTATCACCAATGACTGGACGACTTCGATTAAAGGAAATTCTGTCAGCGGCACATTAACCGAGGTGAAAAAAAGCGTCGATTGGTGGTTAGATATGAGCACTTTTATTCATCCTCAGAAATTCTCATCTCCAGCCTCAAAGCCCGCAACGAGTTCAACATCAGAGAATTATCGTGGATTCATCATTCGTAATGATACGGGGAAACCCAATGAATGGTATTTATTGTTGCGAGGTCAACTTTTAAAAGGTAATGCGACATCTATTAAGCAATACCTTGATAAAGTGATAGAAAAACGAGCGAAAGCACAATAG
- a CDS encoding tyrosine-type recombinase/integrase, whose amino-acid sequence MAKKIPVIDSETQRSSSIAEFSQVSDNISIWQALTHNHYAANTLVAFKNDWNHFLVFCEKNKVAPLPASASTVHRFIEKMAESRKLSSLKRYVVTIGLIHKCHALPNPCQSQEIKLAMHKQRLDKHDDYTHAQGFRDDHLQALLDTFSISTKPKDVRDMAIWAITFEAMLKRSEVAALTIDNVEIEPSGLINITVDERIIALSDVSSKAVQRWLTLGMIVQGYLFRRIDRHSNIGDNPLDHSSIYRVFRRASQELDLPTDVIFSGQSPRVGASQDLADAGLTVSQIQHQGRWRSPAMPAQYIGQRGKRDNELKKFAKKNSDK is encoded by the coding sequence ATGGCAAAAAAGATCCCCGTAATTGATAGCGAAACGCAAAGAAGTTCAAGCATTGCTGAATTCAGCCAAGTATCAGATAACATCTCTATCTGGCAAGCGCTCACCCATAACCATTACGCAGCAAATACATTGGTGGCATTTAAGAACGATTGGAACCACTTCTTGGTATTTTGTGAAAAGAACAAGGTCGCACCACTTCCGGCTTCTGCATCAACGGTTCATCGTTTTATCGAAAAAATGGCAGAAAGTCGTAAACTATCAAGCCTTAAGCGTTACGTTGTCACCATAGGGTTAATCCATAAATGTCATGCCCTACCTAACCCGTGCCAAAGCCAAGAAATCAAATTAGCGATGCATAAGCAACGACTTGATAAACATGATGATTATACTCATGCACAAGGCTTTAGAGATGACCACTTACAAGCCCTGCTAGATACCTTCTCGATCTCTACAAAACCGAAAGACGTTCGTGATATGGCAATTTGGGCTATCACCTTCGAAGCGATGTTAAAACGCTCTGAAGTGGCAGCCTTAACCATTGATAACGTCGAAATTGAACCTTCGGGCTTAATTAATATCACTGTTGATGAACGCATTATTGCGTTAAGTGACGTGTCATCGAAGGCGGTACAACGCTGGTTAACCCTTGGTATGATCGTTCAAGGTTATCTGTTCAGACGCATCGATCGTCATAGCAATATCGGTGATAACCCACTGGATCACTCTTCTATTTATCGTGTATTCCGTCGTGCCAGCCAAGAGTTAGATTTACCTACTGATGTCATTTTCTCAGGGCAATCTCCTCGAGTTGGGGCCAGCCAAGATCTGGCAGATGCTGGATTAACCGTGAGCCAAATACAGCACCAAGGTCGTTGGCGAAGCCCTGCCATGCCAGCGCAATATATTGGACAACGTGGTAAACGCGATAATGAATTAAAGAAATTTGCGAAGAAAAACAGCGATAAATAA
- a CDS encoding bifunctional acetate--CoA ligase family protein/GNAT family N-acetyltransferase — protein sequence MDGMRSLLKPKSITVIGASDNPLRAGNVVIRNLLSGQFRGPIMPVTPKYDAVAGILAYPDIASLPRVPDLAVVCTRAELNVDIVEQLGRKGVKAAIILAAGMNNPQLHTNPFCQSHQPSLEEQMLAKAKEYDMRLIGPNSMGLILPWLNLNASFSPISANKGKIAFISQSAAVCTTILDWAKNKSIGFSTFLSLGDACDINFAELLDTLCQDSKTDAILLYIDSVKDARRFMSAARAAARNRRILVLKSGRTQAGSSAAHLHTGGDIGLDAVYDAAIRRSGMLRVNNTHELFAAVETLAHSVPLRGERLAILTNGGGPAIMAVDALSDRGGKLAKLSQETINRLSAVLPSCWSHANPIDIIGDADIHRYQQAVKILLDSDDFDGLLIMHSPSAIAPDIETANALIEMLHQHPRTKRFNILTNWAGENEANIARKTFTEAGYPAYRTPESAISAFMHMVEYRRNQKQLMETPVSIGYSNHNTHQAHEQITELLDNNIRHLETHEARPILECYGFTTLPTWIALDAAEAVHIAEQIGYPVAVKLRSPDIRHKSEIHGVVLHLRTANEVENAVQAIFDRVAMHYPTARIDGLLVQRMADRSGAQELRIDVHNDPIFGPVILMGEDNARWDIHRDAAVAIPPLNMALARYMVINALKTGKIKQRSALEKIDIPALCGLLVKISQLIIDCPEIKALNIHPLLVSGSDLTVLDASMDIEPFTGDKQKRLAIRPYPKEYEETCTLKDGQTLLLRPILPEDEPLHKTFMSKVSVEDLYKRFFSDIGELNHEALAKFTQIDYDREMAFVAVAKDAHINLESNEKEDIVLGVARALSDPENHDAEFAILVRSDMKGLGLGSILMNKLVNYCKLRGLQFMTGMTMPSNHGMIHLAEKVGFSIDIQLEDGIVEMLLPLIDKKDS from the coding sequence ATGGATGGGATGAGAAGCTTACTCAAACCGAAATCAATTACCGTTATTGGGGCATCAGATAATCCATTACGTGCAGGTAATGTGGTGATCCGTAATTTATTATCAGGGCAATTTCGTGGCCCTATTATGCCTGTTACCCCTAAATATGATGCCGTAGCGGGTATTCTTGCCTATCCTGATATTGCTAGCTTACCTCGCGTCCCTGATCTTGCGGTGGTTTGCACTCGCGCAGAACTCAATGTTGATATTGTTGAGCAACTTGGCAGAAAAGGTGTAAAAGCTGCGATCATTCTTGCAGCTGGCATGAACAATCCTCAACTACATACCAATCCTTTTTGCCAAAGCCACCAGCCAAGTCTAGAAGAGCAAATGTTGGCAAAAGCAAAAGAATACGACATGCGCTTGATTGGTCCTAACAGCATGGGGTTGATACTGCCTTGGCTGAACTTAAATGCCTCGTTCTCTCCTATTAGTGCTAACAAAGGTAAAATTGCTTTTATTTCCCAATCTGCGGCGGTGTGTACCACGATATTAGATTGGGCAAAGAACAAAAGTATTGGTTTCTCAACGTTTTTATCATTAGGTGATGCCTGCGATATTAACTTTGCAGAATTGCTTGATACCTTATGCCAAGATTCCAAAACCGATGCGATATTGCTCTATATCGATTCCGTTAAAGATGCCCGACGTTTCATGTCTGCTGCTCGAGCCGCTGCACGTAATAGACGCATACTAGTATTAAAAAGTGGACGAACCCAAGCAGGCAGTTCTGCTGCACACTTACATACTGGTGGTGATATTGGCTTAGACGCTGTTTATGATGCCGCAATAAGACGTTCAGGTATGTTACGGGTGAACAATACCCATGAGTTGTTTGCTGCGGTAGAAACCTTGGCGCATTCAGTGCCCCTTCGAGGTGAACGATTAGCGATATTAACCAATGGTGGTGGTCCTGCGATCATGGCTGTCGATGCCTTATCAGATCGTGGTGGTAAGTTAGCTAAATTAAGCCAAGAAACCATTAATCGCTTATCCGCCGTATTACCTTCTTGTTGGTCTCATGCCAACCCTATCGATATTATTGGTGATGCTGACATTCATCGTTATCAGCAAGCGGTAAAAATTCTATTAGATAGCGATGACTTTGATGGTTTGCTGATCATGCACAGCCCATCGGCCATCGCTCCCGATATTGAAACTGCTAATGCGTTAATTGAAATGTTACATCAGCACCCAAGAACCAAACGCTTTAATATTCTGACTAACTGGGCTGGCGAGAACGAAGCGAATATTGCCCGTAAAACCTTTACTGAAGCAGGCTATCCCGCATATCGCACCCCAGAGAGTGCTATTTCCGCCTTCATGCATATGGTCGAGTACCGTCGCAACCAAAAACAATTAATGGAAACGCCAGTTTCAATTGGTTATAGCAACCACAATACGCATCAAGCCCATGAGCAAATTACTGAGTTACTTGACAATAATATTCGCCATTTAGAAACCCATGAAGCCCGTCCTATCTTAGAGTGTTATGGTTTTACAACCCTACCGACATGGATTGCACTTGATGCTGCAGAAGCGGTACATATTGCCGAGCAGATTGGTTACCCAGTTGCAGTAAAACTTCGCTCGCCAGATATTCGTCATAAGTCTGAAATTCACGGTGTTGTGCTGCATCTTCGTACCGCTAATGAAGTTGAAAATGCCGTCCAAGCAATCTTTGATCGTGTTGCTATGCATTATCCAACCGCACGTATCGATGGTTTGTTAGTTCAACGCATGGCTGATCGTTCTGGAGCGCAAGAACTGCGTATTGATGTTCACAACGATCCCATTTTTGGACCTGTGATCTTAATGGGTGAAGATAATGCCCGTTGGGATATTCATCGTGACGCCGCCGTTGCCATTCCGCCACTCAATATGGCGCTGGCTCGCTATATGGTGATCAACGCCCTTAAGACTGGGAAAATCAAACAGCGTAGTGCATTAGAGAAGATTGATATTCCTGCACTGTGTGGCTTGCTGGTCAAGATCTCGCAATTGATCATTGATTGCCCAGAGATCAAAGCACTGAATATTCACCCACTACTCGTAAGCGGTAGCGATCTAACTGTGCTTGATGCATCAATGGATATCGAGCCATTTACAGGTGATAAACAAAAACGCCTTGCTATTCGTCCTTACCCTAAAGAGTACGAAGAAACCTGTACCTTAAAAGACGGACAAACCTTGCTATTGCGTCCTATCTTGCCCGAAGATGAGCCACTGCATAAAACCTTTATGTCGAAAGTCTCGGTAGAAGATTTATATAAGCGTTTCTTCTCCGATATTGGTGAGCTAAACCATGAAGCCTTAGCCAAATTCACACAAATTGATTACGACCGTGAAATGGCATTTGTCGCGGTTGCCAAAGATGCCCATATCAACCTTGAATCGAATGAAAAAGAAGATATTGTATTAGGTGTTGCTCGTGCCCTTTCTGATCCTGAAAACCATGATGCAGAATTTGCCATTCTGGTACGTTCTGATATGAAGGGATTGGGCTTAGGTAGCATCTTAATGAATAAGCTAGTGAACTACTGCAAACTCCGTGGCTTACAATTTATGACGGGTATGACCATGCCTTCAAATCACGGTATGATCCACTTAGCAGAGAAAGTAGGCTTTAGTATCGATATTCAACTAGAAGATGGCATAGTTGAAATGCTACTCCCTCTTATTGATAAAAAAGATAGCTAA
- a CDS encoding GGDEF domain-containing protein translates to MKNKMLSNFNFHYQPRYINGEISSYEALLCSVGEPVDVQDFVISIKDTVSFDLLVIKRVLEDRAKYDCESKIRVAINISISSLIDKDFVTNCKAIFAVEQNIILELTNHDSCHHFDQIQAAIAELKTVDVCFALDDYGKGYVNSEMFIHLDVDYIKLDKKLISNIAQNYVAYSLVRTTYEKIANVLGKKVIVEGVETFEQLNLLKQFGQMEYQGFYFSNTLQAKQLEPTLGICNKQKKKKSLSLALDKAIYDINRAQNPIEIRAAIQKLTKVDHYNIVGVSPNSFDVYAEQQRINENYKEILENSNSAHFLLMSSLIRTCDAFVIIRDNKGNAIYNNEQHINYLNMDLVNVSVEEVCRVFPDYRTCLALDQELLNGNSCFIMSNETVETENGTSFFHTYRQKLMHFGQDFVICSVYKDENRISVDKLTGCFNKEYLESNEVKDHQKMVFVDLDGFKPINDHYGHNKGDEVLREFAFKMKSMLRESDIMIRFGGDEFILLFDSQLMDTVLKRMNKIRKNIEQHFADMNLQLSFSYGVSTLENGYKQALEMADKKMYQQKSERKQIA, encoded by the coding sequence ATGAAGAACAAGATGCTATCAAACTTTAATTTCCACTACCAACCCAGATATATCAACGGTGAAATATCATCCTACGAAGCACTTTTATGTTCAGTTGGTGAACCTGTTGATGTCCAAGATTTCGTTATATCAATAAAAGATACTGTTAGTTTTGATTTATTGGTGATCAAGCGTGTACTTGAAGATCGTGCAAAATACGATTGTGAGTCCAAGATCAGAGTTGCGATAAATATTTCAATTAGTAGTTTGATTGATAAAGATTTTGTAACAAATTGCAAAGCGATATTCGCCGTTGAACAAAATATTATTCTTGAGCTAACAAATCATGATAGTTGCCATCACTTTGATCAAATTCAGGCGGCTATTGCTGAGTTGAAAACTGTTGATGTCTGTTTTGCGTTAGATGACTACGGTAAAGGCTATGTAAACAGCGAGATGTTTATCCATCTTGATGTTGATTATATAAAGTTAGATAAAAAACTGATCAGTAACATCGCTCAAAACTATGTGGCTTACTCTTTAGTGCGCACCACTTATGAAAAAATAGCGAATGTACTCGGTAAAAAGGTCATTGTTGAAGGTGTGGAAACCTTTGAACAGCTAAACTTGCTAAAGCAGTTTGGACAGATGGAATATCAAGGTTTCTATTTTTCTAATACTTTACAAGCTAAGCAATTAGAACCAACATTAGGTATCTGTAATAAACAAAAGAAGAAAAAGTCGCTGTCTTTAGCGTTAGATAAAGCGATTTACGATATTAATCGTGCGCAAAACCCTATCGAAATAAGAGCGGCGATACAGAAACTTACTAAGGTTGATCATTACAACATTGTTGGAGTGAGCCCTAATAGCTTTGATGTTTATGCTGAGCAGCAACGAATCAATGAAAACTATAAAGAAATATTAGAAAACTCCAATAGCGCACATTTTCTATTGATGTCGTCCTTAATCAGAACCTGTGATGCGTTCGTGATTATTCGTGATAATAAAGGCAATGCTATTTATAACAATGAGCAACATATTAACTACCTTAATATGGATCTTGTTAATGTGTCCGTTGAAGAAGTGTGCCGTGTTTTTCCAGATTATCGCACTTGTTTAGCGTTAGATCAGGAGCTACTTAATGGTAACTCTTGTTTTATTATGTCCAATGAAACGGTTGAAACTGAAAACGGTACATCTTTCTTTCACACTTACCGTCAGAAATTAATGCATTTTGGGCAAGACTTCGTTATTTGTAGTGTTTATAAAGATGAAAACAGGATCTCAGTTGATAAGCTGACAGGCTGTTTTAATAAAGAGTATCTAGAGTCGAATGAAGTAAAAGATCACCAGAAAATGGTTTTTGTTGACTTAGATGGTTTCAAGCCGATTAATGATCATTATGGTCATAATAAAGGTGATGAAGTGCTCCGAGAGTTTGCTTTTAAAATGAAAAGTATGCTCCGTGAAAGCGATATTATGATCCGCTTCGGCGGTGATGAGTTTATTTTATTGTTTGATAGCCAGCTAATGGATACTGTGTTGAAAAGAATGAATAAGATCAGAAAAAATATAGAGCAACATTTTGCTGATATGAATTTACAGCTTAGCTTTTCTTATGGTGTTTCAACATTAGAAAATGGCTATAAGCAAGCGCTAGAAATGGCTGATAAAAAAATGTATCAGCAGAAATCAGAACGTAAGCAAATCGCTTAG
- a CDS encoding D-alanine--D-alanine ligase, whose protein sequence is MSSIHVLLLCGGGSAEHEVSLVSANFIEEQLKTINGVTYTRVEMTKNDGWLDSENRPCELNLDKTLIVGDQEVAIDYVIPCVHGFPGETGDLQSLLTLAGLPFLGCGAEASTNCFNKITTKLWFDALNIPNTPYVFLSENNQEAHQEALEAFKKWGKVFVKAACQGSSVGCYCVTTEQELTDAVNNAFGYSDQVLIEKAIRPRELEIAAYQYGDELVITKPGEVSCPTDKFYSYEEKYSSDSLSTTKVEADNLTEEQVEAIRTYARKAFVQMKLKDLSRIDFFLSEDDEILLNEINTFPGMTPISMFPKMLEHHGHKFAEFIEQAIKNAVK, encoded by the coding sequence ATGAGTTCTATCCATGTTTTATTACTATGCGGCGGTGGTAGTGCCGAGCATGAAGTTTCTCTCGTATCAGCGAACTTTATCGAAGAACAACTAAAAACGATCAATGGCGTTACATACACTCGTGTAGAAATGACGAAAAATGACGGTTGGTTAGATTCTGAAAATCGTCCATGTGAGTTAAACCTAGATAAAACATTGATTGTTGGCGATCAAGAAGTTGCCATTGATTACGTTATTCCTTGTGTTCACGGTTTCCCTGGCGAAACGGGCGATCTGCAATCTTTACTAACATTGGCTGGTCTTCCATTTCTTGGTTGTGGTGCTGAAGCAAGCACAAATTGCTTTAACAAGATCACGACTAAACTGTGGTTTGATGCGCTAAACATTCCTAACACGCCTTACGTTTTCCTAAGTGAAAATAACCAAGAAGCGCATCAGGAAGCACTTGAAGCATTTAAAAAGTGGGGCAAGGTATTCGTTAAAGCGGCATGTCAGGGTTCATCGGTAGGTTGTTACTGTGTAACCACTGAACAAGAGTTAACGGATGCTGTAAACAATGCTTTTGGTTACTCTGATCAAGTGCTGATTGAAAAAGCGATTCGTCCACGTGAACTAGAAATTGCTGCTTACCAATACGGTGATGAGCTAGTGATCACCAAGCCAGGTGAAGTCTCTTGCCCGACGGATAAGTTCTACAGCTACGAAGAAAAATACAGCTCAGACAGCCTATCAACAACGAAAGTTGAAGCTGATAACTTAACAGAAGAACAAGTTGAAGCGATCCGTACTTACGCACGTAAAGCGTTCGTACAAATGAAGCTAAAAGATCTTTCTCGTATTGACTTCTTCCTAAGCGAAGATGACGAAATCTTACTAAATGAAATCAATACCTTCCCAGGTATGACGCCAATTTCAATGTTCCCTAAGATGTTAGAGCATCATGGTCATAAGTTTGCTGAGTTTATTGAACAAGCAATCAAGAACGCTGTGAAGTAA
- a CDS encoding ATP-dependent zinc protease family protein — MKNILISAVLLLASGTTFASPQCDGKSIVGPVETIQVKDLGISYKARIDTGANTTSINAYDIKVDGKPDTDDSKKAMYDNLGHMVTFKTKNEQGQEVSHTAKIIKVSKIRNAQGVERRYAVVMDLIWNGQNKAIPVNLRDRSKLEYKLLIGRNWLANDYLVDVTKNDEDD, encoded by the coding sequence GTGAAAAACATTCTTATCTCTGCGGTGCTATTACTTGCCTCAGGAACAACATTCGCATCACCACAATGTGATGGAAAATCAATTGTGGGTCCAGTTGAAACGATCCAAGTGAAAGATTTAGGGATTAGCTACAAAGCCCGTATAGATACAGGTGCTAATACAACGTCGATTAATGCTTACGATATTAAAGTTGATGGCAAGCCTGATACTGATGATAGTAAAAAAGCGATGTACGACAACTTAGGTCATATGGTTACGTTCAAAACAAAAAACGAACAAGGTCAGGAAGTTTCTCATACAGCTAAGATAATTAAAGTAAGCAAAATCCGAAATGCCCAAGGTGTTGAACGTCGTTACGCGGTAGTGATGGACTTAATTTGGAATGGTCAAAATAAAGCAATTCCAGTGAACTTGCGTGATCGCAGCAAGTTAGAATACAAACTATTAATTGGTCGTAACTGGTTAGCAAATGACTACCTTGTTGATGTGACCAAAAATGATGAAGACGATTAA
- a CDS encoding SPOR domain-containing protein — MKKIFAISMLATLTGCMSLSDNPAPVEKVNQPVNTQKMKPIDTVAQVEASVVSEPLYLSSDSVAISETQLPVNDSEAHAVPTEAATNSTETVEAAQVDHQTSTAAQDPVAAEVADQTHPDQVNNDQERMVEIVGEDHQVSSDRVEQTTEAHSAEVAAAAVATDQATDNTSTHSEPAVEAQQENHTTEHEAPVADEPAIEATQPEQTTVEGGETTATEETPIGEKTTSIQGYSIQLLALRNASEFLPYLKQLPSDQPAWLNDKTINGSSVYTLLYGHYSDYDAAKAALAGMPKKITQTYAFVRNLADIETTQFPKLERIR; from the coding sequence ATGAAAAAAATTTTCGCTATCAGTATGCTAGCTACACTTACTGGTTGTATGTCTCTGTCTGATAATCCAGCGCCTGTCGAAAAGGTTAACCAGCCAGTTAATACGCAAAAAATGAAGCCTATTGATACTGTTGCTCAAGTTGAAGCATCTGTTGTTTCAGAGCCGTTATATCTTTCAAGTGATTCAGTGGCGATCAGTGAAACACAACTTCCTGTGAATGATTCAGAAGCACATGCAGTTCCAACTGAAGCTGCCACTAATAGTACAGAAACGGTGGAAGCAGCCCAGGTTGATCATCAAACCTCAACTGCAGCGCAAGATCCGGTGGCTGCCGAAGTCGCAGATCAAACACATCCAGATCAGGTTAATAATGATCAAGAACGTATGGTTGAGATCGTAGGTGAAGATCATCAGGTTTCTTCGGATCGTGTAGAGCAAACAACAGAAGCGCATAGTGCAGAAGTTGCAGCTGCTGCGGTAGCGACAGATCAAGCAACAGATAATACTTCAACACATTCAGAGCCAGCTGTTGAAGCGCAACAAGAAAACCACACTACTGAACATGAAGCGCCTGTTGCTGATGAACCAGCTATTGAAGCTACGCAACCTGAACAAACAACAGTTGAAGGTGGAGAAACAACGGCAACAGAAGAAACGCCGATAGGTGAGAAGACAACATCTATTCAAGGTTACAGTATTCAGCTATTAGCGTTGCGAAATGCGAGTGAGTTTCTGCCTTACTTAAAACAATTACCGAGTGATCAGCCAGCTTGGTTAAATGATAAGACAATTAACGGCAGCAGCGTGTATACCTTACTATATGGTCATTACAGCGATTACGATGCGGCAAAAGCGGCATTAGCAGGTATGCCAAAGAAAATCACTCAAACCTATGCCTTTGTGCGAAACCTTGCTGATATTGAAACGACTCAATTTCCAAAACTAGAGCGTATCCGTTAA
- a CDS encoding GNAT family N-acetyltransferase produces the protein MSVIVEISKEIEQDEVINLYRANEWSSAEIPEKLIPALLNSETLVTARRGGKLIGIGNAISDGHLVVYYPHMLVDPNYQGLGVGRMMMELMQSKYRGFHQQMLTADGKAVEFYKALGFERAGKTEPMWVYAGNDH, from the coding sequence ATGAGCGTTATAGTCGAAATCAGTAAAGAGATTGAACAAGACGAAGTGATCAATTTATACCGAGCCAATGAATGGTCTTCAGCGGAAATTCCTGAAAAATTGATCCCTGCATTATTAAACTCAGAAACCTTAGTCACTGCACGTAGAGGTGGAAAACTTATTGGTATCGGTAACGCTATTTCTGATGGTCATTTAGTCGTCTATTATCCGCATATGCTGGTCGATCCTAATTACCAAGGTCTAGGTGTCGGCAGAATGATGATGGAACTTATGCAAAGTAAGTACCGTGGTTTCCACCAACAAATGCTGACAGCCGATGGTAAAGCCGTCGAGTTTTATAAAGCATTAGGTTTTGAGAGAGCAGGCAAAACGGAACCCATGTGGGTATACGCTGGTAACGATCATTAA
- a CDS encoding DUF2301 domain-containing membrane protein, protein MADPHIQCDLDALDKLTVILYRSALSIAALIMAIIGYETVQATPFLVIVALLASTTVHVYDKRFRWLIQGAGLFATMWIIAGLWQPLALGAALFVFSALAVKEYFCFQIKALLLTPLVLAGFWFCLIFNVQAGVIACAMLGAILLALAAFNKWRMPLHFDIGDKSRYQV, encoded by the coding sequence ATGGCTGATCCCCATATTCAATGCGATCTTGATGCATTAGATAAACTCACCGTGATCCTTTATCGCTCAGCATTAAGTATTGCAGCTTTAATCATGGCAATCATCGGTTACGAGACCGTTCAAGCTACCCCATTTCTCGTTATCGTTGCCTTATTAGCATCAACAACAGTCCATGTTTATGACAAACGCTTTCGTTGGTTAATTCAAGGTGCAGGCTTATTTGCTACTATGTGGATAATCGCGGGATTATGGCAGCCGTTGGCATTAGGTGCCGCTTTATTTGTATTTAGTGCTTTAGCGGTAAAAGAATACTTTTGTTTTCAAATCAAAGCTCTCTTACTAACACCATTGGTATTAGCTGGCTTTTGGTTCTGCTTAATCTTTAATGTGCAAGCTGGCGTAATCGCCTGTGCCATGTTGGGCGCGATTTTGTTAGCCCTTGCTGCATTTAACAAATGGCGTATGCCACTGCACTTTGATATTGGTGATAAATCTCGTTACCAAGTGTAA